Within Wyeomyia smithii strain HCP4-BCI-WySm-NY-G18 chromosome 2, ASM2978416v1, whole genome shotgun sequence, the genomic segment TGCAATTCCCCCCTTTCGAACCTGACTTCCACACGTAGGATATTTTCTGTAACTGTACAAGCTGATTAGTGTCGAGTGAGTTCTTTCTGTTTTGTTGTTAGCTAAATGTAATTTATGTacaattttctttgttttttatgtaatggaataaaaaattttaaaataggcCCTGATGAAGATCCCAACCGGATCGAAACGTTGCCGATGACCCCATAGAGATCAGCGCTGTTTTTATtgagactgctaagccgaaacaaaatcaaatttagtGTCACAGTCGAATCCCCGTATAAAATTTCAACATGGCacatactactcaactcagttcgacgaatcgagcattttctgcatatatgcatgtataggtgtatatgtttgcgtgtgggtgtgtacgtgtataTGTGCacttttctttcgcactcatttttctcagagatggtctgaccgattctttctatcttggtgtcaaatgaagggtctatttgccgcttaggttgctattgaatttcattgtaatcaaacttttagttttggcgctgcgtcagaatgtgaaaaacgctcttatatcttagaagctatgaacatagttgaatttaaataaatgggctttcaaacccttaaacaatgaatttcataatgtttaaacatgtggtttgaaagttatagaaagaaactaaacccgcagactgtttaaaactatagctacgatcaaaatatgtggcctcaacatcatttaaatttaatattgtactatttcaatgttgcggccttgctcaggatttAAGTtggaattaaaagtcatttctatcatttcactttttgcctttctcctagaaaggtatagcaatcactgcaaaaactaaaggtataaaagtgctcaaaagggccgaatgtcgtataccactcgactcagtttgacgagctgagcattttttgcatgtgtgtgtgtaacgctctcccaaactcactcgattttcccagagatggctgaatcgatttcaatgaaatcaattgcaaatgaaagatctagttgctctataagaccttattgaattttgttgtaatctgatttctagtttagaggttatgtatcaaaatgtaaaaatcacgaaacatcaatatctcagaaactacacaaccgatttgaacaaaattggtttcaaatgaacggtctacctaaaaaccctcaacttttgaattttatgaagattgaacatatggttcagaagttacagaaagaaacgtgttctggagactgtttaatctcactcatgtttctcagagatggccggaccgattttcataaagtcagtgtcatatggaaagtcttgttgccccataagaccctaatgatttttttttcgaacggatcattacttttcctgttatgtttaaaaatgtgaaatccagctatgaaaagaaacatattctgatgactacttgggctcactcacttttctcagagatggttgacacgatttccacagaattgctgcctcataacaccctgttgaattttgctgtaatcggaatgtaacttcgtctgtaatgtatcgaaatgtgaaaatcactaaacttcattatcttagaaactacacaacagatttgaacaatattgatatcgaatgaacgggatagttaagggttaactgatgaattatgactgaacacgtggtttcaaagtttggctcccccatacgttcccttttcatttgattgtaatcaaacttaagcaaccgttatgttttaatttgtaaaacaacgaaaatctattatctcaagtaatacacgacttatttgaacataactagtgtcatacgaacgagtcatctctcaaacttataaataacaaacttaatgaaaattttatatactgttcaaaagttatgtaaagaaaagaaattcaaagactattcaacactatagctgctttgatcaacatatatggcctcaacatgatttgaatgtggtatcgtactatttgaacgttcccggtatcgctcgtgattaaattgttcgaaatcaagagtcatttcttatgtTTCGCTATTtcagaagcactaacattacgtcaaatttcatattttatactttaattacaacatcaatacttttgaacccaaagagtgaatatacctttttggatttaagcattcatgtaaatctatttttacaaataataagtttgaatgagaaaggctgagtatgaccgctaggtggattaatttaggtttttgatgTAGATGTAGCCCCTATTAAACCATGCGAATTTGTAGCTGTGCTCCCTCTTGTAGGCTCTAACTACTTGTAGCAAAGTTTGATTCTTCGGCGTTAGGTGATGGTTCAAGTAGATTCGCTGATCGATCGAAAATCCAATGCTCCGACAAGATAGTGTGATATTCTTCGCTGCTGTCATTAATTTTTCCTTCACAACCCGGTTAGAGAATTGTACCAAGATTGGCTCGATTTGCTTAGCGTTCCTCGTCGATAAACGGGTGATTGCGAAAATATCACGGTCGAACAGCTCAACTCCCAAAGTCTCGCTTATTTTACACATAATTGCACAAAGATCTTCATCGGTGGTTTTGATAACGTTCGACAGTAACATATTATTCGATAGCTGTTCTTGTTGGATGTAGTTGAGATCACGGTCTATGGTAGCTAGCTGCGATGAAACCTGTGCATGACTGACCTTGAGAGAAACAACGTCATTGTCCATTCGCTTCATGCTTTCCGTTGTTGTAACAATATTTTTCTTCATCAACTTCGGTGCCAAGTTTCCTCAACTCGTCCTTCATTTCCATAATGCTACGTTGGATTTCGTCTGTCGACGACTGAATTTCACGTTTGAGCAGATTGTGCAGATCTCCTAGCGTCATGTCGGTCATCATATTGGTGACACTTTCCTTTAACGATCGTTTTGCCGGATTTTCTGATGACGAATTTCTGTCTTTTTTATCACCCTCCGTTGGGCTGATTTGTAAACGCTTTTTATATTGGTTTCTAGTAGTAATCGGCATAGAACACTTTAACTACACCTCGCAAACGGCAAAAAAACAGACAATACAGATGCTTTGTATACTTTCCGGCACGGTCAAGAGAAAAGACGTCTATACTGCGCGAGAGCTCAACTGAAACTTATTTCTAATTTacgctcgaaaaattataattatttaggaaaaaacacgtttttctcaatttgtccatggttctccagcaaaaaccatacgttcattggaattcttgatcaaaaatatacaattcattcgttgacaacaaaacgattgggcgaacggttctcaagaaaagagttaaatgttctaagtgatataaatatatataagaatcaaatgtttattttcgagttttattatcttaggaacatattttttatgacacagatactttacagaactagtttcaccttatattttatatacatcataagtaaatgattcgtcatcttttgaaaacagcttcgtttgtatcttattttctgaattcggaacaaaagagtaatacttttgtgtggcagctattattatagattttttgaaaataatgctccattctgttactccttgttcatattcttcaaaTGATACCCAActtaatgacatttttgatgaatttttattattttgctgattagaccaatcatacaattcttttgtgcttgtaatgggatgttcatgttctttagctaaacttgcatttcctgccattcgttttgatatgcaaccaattgcatcacatgggcctttaccatgagaagtcgcaaaaaatgccactctgcatcgacgtaatattttgttttgaacttgcaaagttttttattttatattgtgttgcagctccatcagacattaatatcgcttttttcaactctattgtttttttcaaaaaactcattaatttggcattgaacacctgaaccgcaacagtatcatgatggagtacttccgatattatgatgaagttGATATTCTTAAGtattccagattctgaatagtaaacaacgactATCATTTATcatggcttgactatcattccaataactacacgaatcacaaattgataaagacgtattaaaatgagcttgactgttcaatatttttaattttgcaataacgttttcgtttaatttgcgtaagcttgatgagcaccgatgatcaggaaagggtttacagcatttgggcctggtgtattccattttcacttcattcatcttcacaaaatgcaaactgttactaacacatctggagtagtgcaatcgtatttatatacgaaaacagattttataggtaacccagtagttattggttgcgtactttacaaacagttattattagtaaacaagtaggtagtgttgcacgacgaacatatttttttatattacattcggcaagggggaacgtgtaggtaggctaaggtttagcgcttgagttatttatccagttgttttgttgtcaaagaatgaattgtatatttttgatcaagcattccaatgaacgtatggtttttgctggagaaccatggacaaattaagaaaaacgtgtattttccgaaatattaataatttttcgagcttaaatttaaataactcgaaaaccgatgcctttaaaatgtttactaccaagagtttTTTGATTCAGAATGACTTTCTGGATCttataaaatcatcagaatacaaatattttgaaaaatgtttcaatcagaatttttataaaaaaattaatctaccataaaaaaaatatttttcatttctccatcctggacttttttaaaaagttgcgtatgaacgttaagtttctttaaaaaaaaataaaaaaaaattcaactctttattttttaaattgaaatttaatgtttatttgtaatttttttttggtcaaaaaaaattttgaatgcgGCGCATTTAAGCGAAAACTTagacaaaattttttgaaaattcgtAACAGTGATACAATTACCCATCAATTGGAGCCATTCAAAAGCCTTTGCCATCAACCACAAGCAACCACTAGCACCATTTCACTTCCAGCTTTGTCGATTGAGGCTGATAGATCGTGTGATTTAAAGAATACCGAAGAAGCTGCTGGATTCAATAATCCGGTTACTGATCAGAAACAATTTCCTGAAAGTTCATGTAACCAACACATTGAAATTCACGCTTTTCAAAGGGACGAATACGAAGAATATGCCAACAACGATGCAACAGAATTCGAAGAAGAAAATGACATGATAGCTAACTTCCGCTTACTAAATGCTCTGCGATCATGGGCTGTTTCTTTCAACATTAAACAAAATGCACTTAAAGAACTATTAAGCATTCTTAACATTCGCCTTTCCAATGCGTTACCAAGCGATCCCCGTACTGTCGTCAAAACTCCACAAAGTGTACAAATCCTAGATATCGCAGGTGGACAATACTGGCATTATGGTCTAGGGTCCAATCTAAAATATGTGTATTCAAATGCTATAGAGTCAGTAAGTATAACACTAAAAATTAATATAGATGGGTTACCAATTTATAGGAGCTCGAAAGATGAGTTTTGGCCTATTTTGTTCAGTATTCACGAAGAACCTCAAATCGAACCAATGATAATTGGCATTTACTCAGGAAAACATAAGCCAGCCGATATTGTCCAGTTTTTATCACCTTTCGTGGATGAAATGAAAGATGTGTACAGAAACGGAGTAATTGTAAATGGccaccaaatttgaatatttctatgatattttatttttaacatcTCTAGGAGTTGCAAATTTCAACGCACAGAATGGTTGTCAAAAATGTACTGTGGCAGGTGAATATTCCTACATATCACACTGCAACTATTATCCCCAAACTCAATCGATTCTTCGAACCGATAGAGGATTCCGCGATAAACTGTATAGGTCCCATCATAAAATCGATTCCCCGTTGTTGAAACTACCTATAAACATGATTGATGATTTTCCAGTGGGAGATTCTCTTCATCTCATTGACTTAGGTATTATGAAAAGCCACCTGATAGGATGGCGAGATGGTAATATGGGTAATTACCGAGTAAAATGGTCTGCCAAAACTACGACTGAGGTTTCCAGCAGATTAAAAAGTATGAAAACACCTAGAGAAATACATCGTTCGGTTCGAGGGCTTGATTGCTTGGCACATTGGAAAGGTACAGAATTCAGGACTTTCTTTTACTATTTATCTATAGTTGTTTTGAAACCTGTTCTTCCGTTTGATGGTTATGAGCATTTTTTAGTGCTGTACTGTGCTGTAACAATTTGTTCATCAAACATATATAAAGATTTACTCGATTTGGCTAACAATTTATTGACA encodes:
- the LOC129720601 gene encoding uncharacterized protein LOC129720601, encoding MTLGDLHNLLKREIQSSTDEIQRSIMEMKDELRKLGTEVSHAQVSSQLATIDRDLNYIQQEQLSNNMLLSNVIKTTDEDLCAIMCKISETLGVELFDRDIFAITRLSTRNAKQIEPILVQFSNRVVKEKLMTAAKNITLSCRSIGFSIDQRIYLNHHLTPKNQTLLQVVRAYKREHSYKFAWFNRGYIYIKNLN